The Phoenix dactylifera cultivar Barhee BC4 chromosome 12, palm_55x_up_171113_PBpolish2nd_filt_p, whole genome shotgun sequence genome has a window encoding:
- the LOC103715499 gene encoding uncharacterized protein LOC103715499, producing MASALQTDEAGHEETRVMESSAQERRNSLQHHFSKSSEERELTPRQSRNMKMREEKNLESTKLNASTGSDQHASSVSSVPSMPSVCYQNPWPNRNGAGAEELVKHMSKVPRYLQCTGRGDNIQEKALNFGVLDWGLLEEWTYHKKRVADGSGEKFSCNSNESSSFSEFGSSIHSHLSTGSSIPGSKQTASRDGHQNPSVMGSLTRLMEKRSSADVMDFQDSRISAIKFSTGHDQHLDADCGPSANCMGYKHLKDKRENSGSKATSRNMSLPLDSSTSCSTSKYADALAFTHSAVEAEDGRSKKTEEMQYLTLLQNKECMWDHFKQSGSCEMYFSGSFPEDVRTTYQSPRVPCSCPLTDEPHLASSILQENKVSIIKPEGGTGKHDQFTGSSSEQFQVNTVDKSGQGEVKAAAATGRKLPNHLSVAGPTLMSRSSGEGSSVRRSKSIACPDKSDGDKATANNRGGYSPLKRILDPILKPKHHMYFSGPIAASPVRNSHELSDNDKPLMREELASPHGPCNSSDTGINFTWQPRGNLNLSSQMPNSSRGSLLDEGQHASTQAFLQLAWKNGLPLFMFSSSDGDILAATVSKRSPSNKDNCECYTIFSVHEVKKKNRVWINAGSKSKNHGLLSHVIGKLKVSPSMLPNHDSKSHSVLREVVLFGAELAPTSHESVGSLFSSELAAIITVDPQEMPESSSVHLIRCSKCKHSSPRNSAERVCYFCPERGLQVDNNNDTSSLSTVIAILPSGVHGLPDKGEPSPLIQRWKSGGACDCGGWDEGCMLTILTNNQEKRSSGLVQASCPTDDTHQFELFIKGGSRESKHAFRMVSFKEGLYAVDFRSSIALLQAFAICLALLHGKKPTAVEAQSLQERIFSEDAGKAPASYVPNHPPVSPVGRA from the exons ATGGCTTCAGCATTACAAACAGATGAAGCAGGTCATGAGGAAACCAGAGTGATGGAGAGTAGTGCACAAGAAAGGAGAAATTCGCTTCAGCATCACTTCTCAAAatcatcagaggagagggagCTAACCCCCAGACAGAGCAGGAATATGAAaatgagggaggagaagaacttGGAAAGCACAAAGCTCAATGCCTCAACAGGTTCAGATCAGCATGCTTCGAGTGTGAGTTCGGTCCCTTCAATGCCTTCTGTGTGCTATCAAAATCCTTGGCCTAATAGGAATGGAGCTGGAGCTGAGGAGCTGGTCAAACACATGTCAAAGGTTCCAAGGTATCTCCAGTGCACGGGAAGGGGAGATAACATTCAGGAGAAGGCACTGAATTTTGGAGTTCTTGATTGGGGGCTTCTTGAGGAGTGGACATACCATAAGAAACGTGTGGCGGATGGGAGCGGCGAAAAATTTTCATGTAATAGTAATGAGTCCTCATCATTTTCTGAATTTGGATCATCTATCCACTCTCATTTAAGCACAGGTAGCTCTATTCCTGGAAGTAAGCAAACTGCTTCTAGGGATGGTCATCAAAATCCATCTGTTATGGGAAGCCTAACACGGTTGATGGAGAAGAGAAGTTCTGCAGATGTCATGGATTTTCAGGATTCGAGAATTTCAGCCATAAAGTTTTCTACTGGGCACGACCAGCATCTTGATGCAGATTGTGGTCCAAGTGCTAACTGTATGGGGTACAAGCATTTAAAAGACAAGAGAGAAAATTCAGGCTCAAAAGCCACGTCTCGTAACATGTCCCTACCTCTAGACTCTAGCACTTCATGTTCAACTTCCAAATATGCTGATGCCTTAGCTTTTACACACAGTGCAGTAGAGGCTGAAGATGGTAGATCAAAGAAAACAGAAGAAATGCAATACCTAACTTTGTTGCAGAACAAGGAATGCATGTGGGATCATTTCAAACAGAGTGGTTCATGTGAGATGTA TTTCTCAGGTAGCTTTCCTGAGGATGTCCGGACCACCTATCAATCTCCTCGTGTTCCCTGCTCATGTCCGCTCACCGATGAACCTCATTTGGCCAGCAGTATTCTGCAAGAAAACAAAGTTTCAATCATTAAACCAGAAGGCGGAACTGGGAAACATGACCAATTTACTGGCAGTTCTTCTGAGCAGTTTCAAGTTAATACAGTTGATAAATCAGGTCAAGGTGAAGTAAAAGCAGCTGCTGCAACAGGAAGAAAATTGCCTAACCATCTGTCAGTTGCTGGTCCAACTTTGATGAGCAGAAGCTCGGGGGAAGGTTCATCTGTACGGCGATCAAAATCAATTGCTTGTCCAGACAAGTCTGATGGTGATAAGGCAACCGCAAATAACAGAGGTGGTTACAGCCCATTGAAGAGGATATTAGATCCAATACTTAAGCCAAAGCACCACATGTATTTTTCTGGGCCAATTGCAGCTTCACCCGTTCGTAACTCTCATGAGCTAAGTGACAATGATAAGCCTCTGATGAGGGAAGAATTAGCATCACCACATGGGCCATGCAACTCATCTGATACAGGCATTAATTTCACTTGGCAGCCGAGGGGAAATTTAAACCTCTCAAGTCAGATGCCCAATAGCAGCAGAGGATCACTTCTGGATGAGGGGCAACATGCTTCAACACAGGCTTTTCTGCAACTGGCTTGGAAAAATGGACTTCCTTTGTTTATGTTCTCATCCAGTGACGGTGATATTCTTGCAGCCACAGTGAGTAAGAGAAGTCCCTCTAATAAAGACAATTGCGAATGCTATACAATATTCTCCGTTCATGAAGTCAAGAAGAAAAACAGAGTGTGGATTAACGCTGGAAGCAAGAGCAAGAACCATGGGCTGCTCTCTCATGTTATTGGTAAGTTGAAGGTTTCGCCTTCCATGCTTCCCAATCatgattccaagagtcattctGTTTTGAGGGAAGTAGTTTTGTTTGGTGCTGAGCTAGCACCAACATCCCATGAATCTGTTGGTTCCCTGTTTAGTAGTGAGCTTGCAGCCATTATTACAGTGGATCCTCAAGAGATGCCAGAAAGTTCGAGCGTCCATTTAATCCGCTGCAGCAAATGCAAGCATTCATCACCAAGAAATTCGGCAGAACGAGTATGCTATTTTTGCCCAGAAAGAGGTCTGCAGGTTGATAACAATAACGACACTTCATCGCTATCTACAGTCATAGCCATACTCCCAAGTGGGGTTCATGGCTTGCCAGATAAAGGAGAACCCTCCCCTTTGATCCAACGATGGAAATCAGGTGGAGCTTGCGATTGTGGTGGTTGGGATGAGGGTTGCATGCTGACGATCCTGACGAACAATCAAGAGAAAAGGAGTTCAGGTTTAGTCCAAGCTAGTTGCCCCACAGATGATACTCACCAATTCGAGTTGTTCATTAAG GGCGGGTCTCGCGAAAGCAAACATGCCTTCCGTATGGTTTCTTTCAAAGAGGGGCTATATGCAGTTGATTTCAGGTCATCTATTGCTTTATTGCAGGCTTTTGCAATTTGTTTAGCTCTTCTCCACGGCAAGAAGCCTACTGCAGTGGAAGCACAGTCCTTGCAGGAACGTATATTTTCTGAAGATGCGGGGAAGGCTCCTGCAAGTTATGTACCAAACCATCCGCCTGTTTCCCCTGTTGGAAGAGCTTAA